Proteins found in one Miscanthus floridulus cultivar M001 chromosome 4, ASM1932011v1, whole genome shotgun sequence genomic segment:
- the LOC136551039 gene encoding anthranilate O-methyltransferase 2-like — protein sequence MAMFPTSSCCCSPPLPRQLCTPRLQRGLTSPSSFLFLRGSALAMPASMISYGRAPPQAIMSVERELHMATGDGENSYAANSIFQRKTVMETWPELHKAVREALKSLSPGAGSTMVAADLGCSSGPNTLLVVSEVMNTIGAHVQETADNYRSRAIMEVQFFLNDLPGNDFNLVFRSLDQHQQRLQGLAAVEEKQAAVPCYIAGLPGSMYTRILPCQSVHLFHSSHCLIWRSKIPEDLSNGTHVNADNIYIGKTTPKVVVDLFREQFEKDFELFLSLRHKELVSGGYMVLTFAGRRREEMPMQGGVARVWEVLSQALEYLVPKGLVEKEKLSSFNMPYYAPSLDEVTQLIKQNDLFDIEDIRLFESNWDAYDDSDGDVVLNCSSSAENIAKIIRAGIEPLIMNHFGEDILEELFMVYAAMLAKNLEKGKAMCPVIVVILKKSEL from the exons ATGGCAATGTTTCCCACAAGCTCTTGCTGCTGCTCCCCACCACTCCCAAGGCAACTCTGCACTCCACGCCTGCAGCGCGGCCTCACCTCACCGTCGTCCTTCCTCTTCCTCCGTGGCTCCGCACTTGCCATGCCGGCCTCCATGATCTCCTATGGCCGCGCTCCGCCGCAGGCCATCATGTCCGTGGAAAGGGAGTTGCACATGGCAACCGGCGACGGAGAGAACAGCTACGCCGCCAATTCCATCTTCCAA AGGAAGACGGTAATGGAGACGTGGCCGGAGCTCCACAAGGCTGTCAGAGAGGCGCTCAAGTCGCTCTCCCCCGGGGCTGGGAGCACGATGGTCGCAGCTGACCTCGGATGCTCGTCGGGGCCGAACACGCTGCTCGTCGTCTCCGAGGTGATGAACACGATCGGCGCCCATGTCCAGGAAACGGCAGATAACTATAGAAGCCGCGCCATCATGGAGGTGCAGTTCTTTCTGAATGATCTGCCGGGCAACGACTTCAACCTTGTGTTCCGGTCGCTCGATCAGCACCAGCAGCGGCTCCAAGGCCTGGCCGCTGTGGAGGAGAAGCAGGCAGCGGTCCCTTGCTACATCGCCGGACTGCCTGGATCCATGTACACAAGGATTTTGCCCTGCCAGAGCGTCCATCTGTTCCACTCATCCCACTGCCTCATATGGCGTTCCAAG ATCCCTGAGGATCTCTCAAATGGAACACATGTGAATGCTGACAACATCTACATTGGGAAGACTACTCCAAAAGTTGTGGTAGACCTGTTCCGGGAACAATTTGAAAAGGACTTTGAATTGTTTTTGTCACTACGGCACAAAGAACTTGTATCAGGTGGctatatggtactaacatttgcTGGCCGGAGACGGGAAGAGATGCCAATGCAAGGGGGCGTGGCACGCGTTTGGGAAGTTCTTTCCCAAGCGCTCGAATACCTAGTCCCCAAG GGCCTTGTGGAGAAGGAGAAACTAAGCTCCTTCAACATGCCATACTACGCACCATCACTAGATGAGGTGACACAATTGATTAAGCAAAATGATCTATTCGACATTGAAGACATCAGACTCTTTGAGTCAAACTGGGATGCCTACGATGACTCAGATGGCGATGTTGTTCTCAATTGTTCCAGTAGCGCAGAAAACATTGCCAAGATTATAAGGGCTGGTATTGAGCCACTGATCATGAATCATTTTGGTGAGGATATCCTTGAGGAACTGTTCATGGTGTATGCGGCGATGCTTGCAAAGAACCTTGAGAAAGGGAAGGCCATGTGCCCTGTCATTGTGGTCATATTGAAGAAGTCCGAGCTTTGA